The following coding sequences are from one Halorubrum sp. BOL3-1 window:
- a CDS encoding alanine-zipper protein, with translation MSERTAEAATTVDEDGIRVEKSFTDDAFPVPAVRYTLSSHREDPVRVRIVDRIPESFPMDQVGFHPEYESENWTAYKDHRVEFERVIEPDETVETVFGIRDEDPDLDGFLGTPVIEHVPVGEEIEDVLGAGDTDAVREVLSGDRATLPGMAEDDDPLPEDPAKEADEASATGDTDADTVSEEGADAEMEPETDVDGREPETDAPEPRAVTDDGTVAMTPHEGAPLGSVDETNAESGFGSDAIDEPDKPPEVDDINAEATVTDESEGPGDEPSEDDEETDAAAALPGEGGLAAALAAEIRTGAADEEDIATIDEAFDAAVPRSVDVRIARLQSSVADIEAYADALAEFIDGEGTAREILDGIDNRVDAVESEVSTLDDRLDDADDERQAIESDVVRVDSAVDSASDAVGAVEERVDAVEGDVRDVEGDIDAVEGDVRDVEGDIDAVEGEVASVDEAVGSVRDAVSAVEGDVDDLGADLDRVEGEAEAVAETVDDLGDDVETLYEEVDRAAERAENAENRAGEAEDRADDTADRVDDVESDLDRFDEEFDDLWGDLAEVDTRITDIEGRLGEDLDDVAAELDDINDHLDELDEFRTRLNEAFGP, from the coding sequence ATGAGCGAACGGACGGCGGAGGCGGCCACGACCGTCGACGAGGACGGCATCCGCGTCGAGAAATCCTTCACGGACGACGCGTTCCCCGTGCCCGCGGTGAGGTACACCCTCTCTTCACACCGCGAGGACCCCGTACGGGTGCGTATCGTCGACCGGATCCCAGAGTCATTTCCGATGGACCAGGTGGGGTTCCACCCGGAGTACGAAAGCGAAAATTGGACGGCGTACAAGGACCACCGCGTGGAGTTCGAACGGGTGATAGAACCCGACGAGACCGTCGAGACGGTGTTCGGGATCCGCGACGAGGACCCCGACCTCGACGGCTTCCTCGGGACGCCGGTCATCGAACACGTGCCTGTTGGCGAGGAGATCGAAGACGTCCTCGGCGCCGGCGACACGGACGCGGTCCGCGAGGTGCTCTCGGGCGACCGCGCGACGCTTCCCGGCATGGCGGAAGACGACGATCCGTTACCCGAAGACCCCGCAAAAGAAGCGGATGAGGCGTCTGCGACCGGAGATACCGACGCGGATACCGTCTCGGAGGAGGGGGCGGACGCCGAGATGGAGCCGGAGACCGACGTAGACGGCCGCGAACCGGAAACCGACGCTCCGGAGCCCCGAGCGGTTACCGACGACGGCACGGTCGCCATGACCCCACACGAGGGTGCGCCGCTCGGGTCTGTCGACGAGACGAACGCCGAGTCTGGATTCGGCTCGGACGCCATCGACGAGCCGGATAAACCGCCCGAAGTCGACGATATAAACGCTGAAGCGACCGTTACGGACGAATCTGAGGGTCCCGGCGACGAACCGTCGGAAGACGACGAGGAGACCGACGCCGCCGCGGCCCTCCCCGGCGAGGGAGGCCTCGCGGCCGCGCTGGCAGCCGAAATCCGGACCGGTGCGGCCGACGAGGAGGACATCGCAACCATAGACGAGGCGTTCGACGCGGCCGTGCCGCGCAGCGTCGACGTGCGGATCGCTCGCCTCCAGTCGAGCGTGGCCGACATCGAGGCGTACGCCGACGCGCTCGCGGAGTTCATCGACGGCGAGGGGACCGCCCGGGAAATTCTCGACGGAATCGACAACCGGGTCGACGCCGTCGAGTCCGAGGTCTCCACGCTCGACGACCGTCTCGACGACGCGGACGACGAGCGCCAGGCGATCGAGTCAGACGTCGTCCGCGTCGATTCCGCGGTCGACTCCGCCTCGGACGCGGTCGGCGCGGTCGAAGAACGGGTCGACGCGGTCGAGGGCGACGTTCGCGACGTAGAAGGCGACATCGACGCGGTCGAGGGCGACGTTCGCGACGTAGAAGGCGACATCGACGCGGTCGAAGGCGAGGTCGCGTCCGTCGACGAGGCGGTCGGTTCGGTCCGAGACGCCGTCTCGGCGGTCGAGGGCGATGTCGACGATCTCGGCGCCGACCTCGACCGGGTCGAGGGCGAAGCCGAGGCCGTCGCGGAGACGGTCGACGACCTGGGGGACGACGTCGAGACGCTGTACGAGGAGGTCGACAGGGCGGCCGAGCGCGCCGAGAACGCCGAGAATCGGGCGGGAGAGGCCGAAGACCGAGCCGACGACACAGCGGACCGCGTCGACGACGTGGAGTCCGATCTCGACCGGTTCGACGAGGAGTTCGACGACCTGTGGGGCGACCTCGCGGAGGTCGACACGCGGATCACGGACATCGAAGGCCGGCTCGGGGAGGACCTCGACGACGTGGCCGCCGAGTTGGACGACATCAACGACCACCTCGACGAACTCGACGAGTTCCGTACCCGTCTCAACGAAGCGTTCGGTCCGTAG
- the uvsE gene encoding UV DNA damage repair endonuclease UvsE encodes MLGYACLNRTLRDRSDPVRCNRDMRRSTWESEGLPYASELTRQNLADLLTVLRWNRDHDVRFYRCTSTLVPWNSQFDLTELPAYDAIEGLAQRCGDLIESEGMRLTFHPDYWCKLASDSRDTVERSVEAIEYHADWLDLMGLDRSPYYSINVHIGATYGDKAATADRFRDAVRSLSPGARRRLTVENDDNRGLWSVEEFASAVSDRVGVPTVFDYHHHCFTDRGQTFREGFETAAETWDGVRPVVHYSEPKRLRDPEARPQAHARFVSDLPDWLRERADVMIEAGGKERALDRVRSS; translated from the coding sequence GTGCTCGGATACGCTTGCCTGAACCGGACCCTTCGGGACCGCTCCGATCCGGTTCGGTGTAACCGCGACATGCGGCGATCGACGTGGGAGTCCGAAGGCCTGCCGTACGCCTCGGAACTGACGCGCCAGAACCTCGCCGACCTGTTGACGGTCCTGCGCTGGAATCGCGACCACGACGTCCGGTTCTACCGGTGTACCTCGACGCTCGTTCCGTGGAACTCTCAGTTCGACCTCACCGAACTCCCGGCGTACGACGCGATCGAGGGGCTCGCACAGCGGTGCGGTGACCTGATCGAGAGCGAAGGGATGCGGCTGACCTTCCACCCCGACTACTGGTGTAAACTCGCCAGCGACTCACGGGACACCGTCGAGCGCTCGGTCGAAGCGATAGAGTACCACGCGGACTGGCTCGACCTGATGGGGCTCGACCGTTCGCCGTACTACTCGATCAACGTCCACATCGGCGCGACGTACGGTGACAAGGCGGCGACCGCCGACCGCTTCCGTGACGCGGTCCGCTCGCTGTCGCCGGGAGCGAGACGCCGGCTGACCGTCGAGAACGACGACAATCGGGGCCTCTGGAGCGTCGAGGAGTTCGCGTCGGCGGTGAGCGACCGGGTCGGCGTTCCGACCGTGTTCGATTACCACCACCACTGTTTCACGGACCGGGGGCAGACGTTCCGTGAGGGGTTCGAGACCGCCGCCGAGACGTGGGACGGCGTCCGCCCGGTCGTCCATTACTCGGAGCCGAAACGGCTCCGAGATCCCGAGGCGCGGCCACAGGCGCACGCGCGGTTCGTCTCCGACCTCCCGGACTGGCTGCGCGAACGGGCGGACGTGATGATCGAGGCGGGCGGCAAGGAGCGCGCGCTCGACCGAGTTCGGTCGTCGTAA
- a CDS encoding MBL fold metallo-hydrolase: MVDSDWGDWLPRAVADADPDTVALWYLGCNGFAIKGSEGTVFWIDPYVGTGDPPRTIRMIPIPFDPDDVDVADAVLATHEHTDHVHGPSQAPILANTDADFVAPDDSLAVAREAERWTDEYAVDGAAFTEVREGDELRIGEFTIHVVETHDPDATHPVGYVVEHRAGTVFHAGDSKPSDSFRSLAERFDIDIGILAFGSEGTVPDKETDEPVRTKWYSDENEVARAAADLGLDRLVPTHWDMWKGLTADPTALHGHVRSYESPNRLDIVEIGDRIDL; encoded by the coding sequence ATGGTCGACTCCGACTGGGGCGACTGGCTGCCGCGCGCGGTGGCCGACGCCGACCCCGACACGGTGGCGCTGTGGTATCTCGGCTGTAACGGCTTCGCGATCAAGGGCAGCGAGGGGACCGTCTTCTGGATCGACCCGTACGTCGGGACTGGCGACCCCCCGCGAACGATTCGGATGATTCCGATCCCGTTCGATCCCGACGACGTCGACGTCGCGGACGCGGTGCTGGCGACCCACGAACACACCGACCACGTCCACGGTCCCTCGCAGGCGCCGATTCTGGCGAACACCGACGCCGACTTCGTCGCCCCGGACGACTCGCTCGCGGTCGCGCGCGAGGCGGAGCGGTGGACCGACGAATACGCGGTCGACGGGGCCGCTTTCACCGAAGTGCGAGAGGGCGACGAGCTGCGGATCGGTGAGTTCACCATTCACGTCGTCGAGACGCACGACCCGGACGCCACCCACCCGGTCGGCTACGTGGTCGAACACCGGGCGGGAACGGTGTTCCACGCGGGCGACAGCAAGCCGTCCGACTCGTTCAGGAGTCTCGCAGAGCGGTTCGACATCGACATCGGTATCCTCGCGTTCGGTTCCGAGGGCACGGTCCCAGACAAGGAGACGGACGAACCGGTCCGCACGAAGTGGTACAGCGACGAGAACGAGGTCGCCCGGGCGGCCGCCGACCTCGGACTCGACCGGTTAGTGCCGACCCACTGGGACATGTGGAAGGGGCTGACCGCCGACCCGACCGCGCTCCACGGCCACGTCCGGAGCTACGAGTCACCGAACCGGCTGGATATCGTCGAGATCGGCGACCGAATCGACCTGTAG
- a CDS encoding winged helix-turn-helix domain-containing protein: protein MDAPIEGIEFLARSKNRVEVLRLVAAEPRTRASLARTTGASQATLGRILEDFTDRSWVRRDPDGYVATATGELVADAVGDLLSVLETENRLRGVVGYLPEAELGFDLRELADATVAVPTPTHPSAPLQRVIDAMERADTLRAFSHALNEQSLSTALSRVQSGDLVFKTVLSESAIEALAAEDALWGRLRDLTAEDGAEVRVRRADIPLAVTVADGTVSVLVRDEHGVLRASLHTDAEAVRGWADDRFERYWEGATPFDPAAFER from the coding sequence ATGGACGCGCCGATCGAGGGGATCGAGTTCCTCGCCCGTTCGAAAAACCGGGTCGAAGTGTTGCGGCTGGTGGCGGCGGAGCCGCGCACCCGGGCGAGCCTCGCCCGCACCACCGGCGCGTCGCAGGCGACGCTCGGGCGGATCCTTGAGGACTTCACCGACCGCTCGTGGGTCAGGCGCGATCCCGACGGGTACGTCGCGACGGCCACGGGCGAGCTCGTCGCCGACGCCGTCGGCGACCTGCTATCGGTACTCGAGACGGAGAATCGGCTGCGGGGCGTGGTCGGGTACCTCCCGGAGGCGGAGTTGGGCTTCGACCTGCGTGAACTCGCCGACGCGACCGTCGCGGTGCCGACCCCCACGCACCCGAGCGCCCCGCTCCAGCGGGTCATCGACGCGATGGAGCGCGCCGACACGCTTCGGGCGTTCTCGCACGCGCTCAACGAACAGAGCCTGTCGACGGCGCTGTCTCGGGTTCAGTCCGGGGACCTAGTCTTCAAGACCGTCCTCTCGGAGAGCGCCATCGAAGCGCTCGCGGCCGAGGACGCACTCTGGGGTCGCCTGCGTGACCTGACCGCAGAGGACGGCGCCGAGGTCCGCGTCCGCCGGGCCGACATCCCGCTCGCCGTGACCGTGGCCGACGGGACCGTCTCGGTACTCGTCCGCGACGAGCACGGCGTCTTGCGGGCCTCGCTCCACACCGACGCGGAAGCGGTGAGGGGCTGGGCCGACGACCGGTTCGAGCGCTACTGGGAGGGAGCGACGCCATTCGACCCCGCGGCGTTCGAGCGTTGA
- a CDS encoding DMT family transporter has product MFTRRSGLLFAVSALLFGGTFVAAKAGLAHLPPLFFVAVRFDIGAVVLAAFAATKLSRSDLRPRTAGDAVGILATGVLVIGLTNALLFVGQQHVTSGVAAVVFSLNPILTPVFAGLLLSEGRLSTKGAAGTVLGLVGVGLVANPDPSALAAGGLGVPLLFCAAVTSALGAVVIRRAKATMSSTARTVWGVPIAAVLSHALSLSAGESVTGLSLPPVALAALLYVGVCSGAIAYLAYFALIDETGASRANLLFYFVPVVSAVAGWALLGETVSPLSLVGFAVIFVGFLLVSGVPPSAPDSLRRTVRSWGARNGW; this is encoded by the coding sequence GTGTTCACGCGACGTAGCGGTCTGTTGTTCGCCGTGTCGGCGCTCCTCTTCGGCGGGACGTTCGTCGCCGCGAAGGCCGGCCTCGCACACCTCCCGCCGCTGTTCTTCGTCGCGGTCCGGTTCGACATCGGCGCGGTCGTGCTCGCCGCCTTCGCCGCGACGAAGCTGTCGCGGTCGGACCTGCGGCCGCGGACGGCGGGCGACGCCGTCGGCATCCTCGCGACCGGCGTGCTCGTCATCGGCCTCACGAACGCGCTGCTGTTCGTCGGCCAACAGCACGTCACCAGCGGCGTGGCCGCCGTCGTGTTCAGCCTCAATCCGATCTTGACGCCGGTGTTCGCCGGCCTTCTGCTGTCCGAGGGCCGGCTCTCGACGAAGGGTGCGGCCGGTACCGTCCTCGGTCTCGTCGGCGTCGGACTGGTCGCGAATCCCGACCCGTCCGCGCTGGCCGCGGGCGGACTGGGCGTCCCGTTGCTGTTCTGTGCCGCGGTGACCAGCGCGCTCGGCGCCGTGGTGATCCGGCGCGCGAAGGCGACGATGTCGAGCACCGCCCGGACGGTCTGGGGCGTCCCGATAGCGGCCGTCCTCTCGCACGCGCTCAGCCTGTCCGCCGGCGAGTCGGTCACCGGCCTCTCGCTGCCGCCGGTCGCGCTCGCAGCGCTGCTGTACGTCGGCGTGTGTTCGGGCGCGATCGCGTACCTCGCCTACTTCGCGCTGATCGACGAGACGGGCGCGAGCCGAGCGAACCTCCTGTTCTACTTCGTGCCCGTCGTCTCCGCGGTCGCCGGCTGGGCGCTGCTCGGCGAGACGGTCTCTCCTCTCTCACTCGTCGGGTTCGCCGTGATATTCGTCGGCTTCCTCCTCGTGAGCGGGGTCCCGCCGAGCGCGCCCGACTCTCTCAGGCGGACCGTTCGCAGCTGGGGCGCCCGGAACGGGTGGTAG
- a CDS encoding DUF5805 domain-containing protein has translation MGGDRQSVKTYVPTEQKGVWRDHADELDMSLSEFVRTMVQAGRKGFVPNGATESEGPASEPSDPGGRDLETRVHAVLESGPSSWDELVQAVVGDVEDELEATLDDLQDRNRVRYSGRDGGYVLTDE, from the coding sequence ATGGGAGGAGATCGGCAGTCGGTGAAGACGTACGTACCGACGGAACAGAAGGGCGTGTGGCGCGACCACGCCGACGAACTCGACATGTCGTTGAGCGAATTCGTCAGGACGATGGTTCAGGCCGGACGTAAGGGGTTCGTACCGAACGGGGCGACGGAGAGCGAGGGACCCGCTTCCGAACCGTCAGACCCTGGAGGTCGCGACCTCGAAACACGTGTCCACGCGGTTCTCGAATCGGGTCCCAGCTCGTGGGACGAACTCGTCCAAGCGGTCGTCGGTGACGTGGAAGACGAGTTGGAGGCGACGCTCGACGATCTCCAAGATCGCAACCGCGTTCGGTACAGCGGCCGAGACGGGGGGTACGTGTTAACCGATGAGTAG
- a CDS encoding carotenoid oxygenase family protein → MTTPADYRAGFRTQREEVDDTRLPVDGSFPDWLTGDLVGNGPGQFEAGDTSLRHWFDSLAMIRRFRIDDGDVTYANRLVRSRDYEYAEREGGVRTPFPGTPPDRPVWTRLRQVLDGTFPDNPVIGVQRLGDEVAAVTESPTALTIDLDTLDTTGRTDLTAGLDSDLTLAHVHYDRDEDAFYNLGVSYGRETVYTLFRRPGDGGAPTSLTRLRFEEAPYIHSFALTERYAVVTVNAFGLDTARLLRGAVTKETFLDAFRALDAPLRFVVLDRETGAHETTVTAPPAFVYHHANAYERDREVVVDLVAFEDERAVSGLGLSNLRSDDPDLPRGGLYRYTLPLTGGDAERERLHRGPVEFPTINYRDVNGEPHRYVYLAETDGGSSLPTDVTKVDVESRTVRRWGETGAYPGEPLFVSAPDPAGEDDGVLLSVVLKPGANRSDLVCLDAETLRECGRARLPHRLPYGFHGQFYGPSSPGRSMN, encoded by the coding sequence GTGACCACACCTGCCGATTACCGCGCGGGCTTTCGCACGCAGCGCGAGGAGGTCGACGACACCCGGTTACCCGTCGACGGCTCGTTTCCGGACTGGCTCACCGGTGACCTCGTCGGCAACGGTCCGGGGCAGTTCGAGGCCGGCGACACGTCGCTGCGTCACTGGTTCGACTCGCTGGCGATGATACGCCGGTTCCGGATCGACGACGGCGACGTGACGTACGCGAACCGGTTGGTCCGGAGTCGCGACTACGAGTACGCGGAGCGCGAGGGCGGCGTCCGCACGCCGTTCCCCGGCACGCCGCCGGACCGCCCCGTCTGGACGCGACTCCGACAGGTCCTCGACGGAACGTTCCCCGACAACCCCGTTATCGGCGTCCAGCGCTTGGGCGACGAGGTCGCCGCAGTCACCGAGTCGCCGACCGCGCTGACGATCGATCTCGACACGCTCGACACGACCGGCCGCACGGACCTCACCGCGGGACTCGACAGCGACCTCACGCTCGCGCACGTCCACTACGACCGCGACGAGGACGCCTTCTACAACCTCGGCGTCTCGTACGGTCGCGAGACCGTCTACACGCTGTTCCGACGCCCTGGCGACGGCGGTGCGCCCACCTCCCTGACGCGGCTCCGCTTCGAGGAGGCACCGTACATCCACTCGTTCGCGTTAACCGAGCGGTACGCCGTGGTCACGGTGAACGCGTTCGGGCTGGACACGGCTCGCCTCCTGCGCGGCGCGGTGACCAAGGAGACGTTCCTCGACGCGTTCAGAGCCTTGGACGCGCCGTTGCGCTTCGTCGTTCTCGACCGCGAGACGGGCGCCCACGAGACGACGGTGACGGCGCCTCCGGCGTTCGTCTATCACCACGCGAACGCCTACGAACGCGACCGCGAGGTCGTCGTCGACCTCGTCGCGTTCGAGGACGAGCGCGCGGTCTCCGGGCTCGGACTGTCGAACCTCCGCAGCGACGACCCGGACCTGCCGCGGGGCGGCCTCTATCGCTACACGCTCCCCCTGACCGGCGGCGACGCCGAGCGCGAACGGCTCCACCGCGGACCGGTCGAGTTCCCGACGATCAACTACCGGGACGTGAACGGCGAGCCGCACCGGTACGTCTACCTCGCGGAGACCGACGGGGGGTCGAGCCTCCCGACGGACGTCACGAAGGTCGACGTCGAGAGTCGCACCGTCCGTCGATGGGGTGAGACGGGCGCGTATCCGGGCGAACCGCTGTTCGTGTCGGCGCCCGACCCGGCCGGCGAGGACGACGGCGTGTTGCTCTCGGTGGTGCTCAAGCCGGGGGCGAACCGCTCGGACCTCGTGTGTCTAGACGCCGAGACCCTCCGCGAGTGCGGACGCGCGCGCCTCCCGCACCGGCTCCCGTACGGGTTCCACGGCCAGTTCTACGGGCCGTCCTCACCCGGTCGGAGCATGAACTGA
- a CDS encoding tyrosine-type recombinase/integrase — translation MSSTRAAADPDDPIGYFLEDLTYHGKTNRTREAYERVLRRFESFLDDAEPGSATHRNCMSFVHSLRGDVADSTVATYAAYLHRFYGYMTEVGTFDGNPMTLVMEEMDETVDKDPARRDISIPAMRSFVAGVRHPLHRALVVILLKTGMRVGELCNLDLRDVTVTDPELNATYSLGGRPALSGRPDSLFVTAEATVGEELNGEVRRAANKRKCGTVIPVDDELRRTLKGWLAVRPDSPSPAEPLFVGTAEGWGERLEPQAVRHVVERYAREEGWYRTGGGADENVTPHYFRHFFTTHLRDRTGDRGVVKYLRGDVADDVIDTYTHNWGDQVRETYEANVYRLLV, via the coding sequence ATGAGTAGCACGCGTGCGGCGGCCGACCCCGACGATCCGATCGGTTACTTTCTTGAGGACCTCACGTACCACGGGAAGACGAACCGAACCAGAGAGGCGTACGAACGCGTCCTACGGCGGTTCGAGTCGTTCCTCGACGACGCGGAACCGGGGTCCGCGACTCACCGCAACTGTATGTCGTTCGTTCACTCGCTTCGGGGCGACGTCGCCGACAGCACCGTCGCCACCTACGCGGCGTATCTCCACCGGTTTTACGGGTATATGACGGAGGTAGGGACCTTCGACGGGAATCCGATGACGTTGGTGATGGAGGAGATGGACGAGACGGTCGACAAGGACCCCGCCCGTCGCGACATCTCGATTCCGGCGATGCGGTCGTTCGTCGCCGGCGTTCGCCATCCCCTCCATCGCGCGCTCGTGGTGATACTCCTGAAGACCGGAATGCGGGTGGGTGAGCTGTGTAACCTCGACTTGCGGGACGTGACGGTCACCGATCCGGAACTCAACGCGACGTACTCGCTCGGCGGTCGCCCGGCGCTGTCCGGACGGCCGGATTCGCTGTTCGTGACCGCCGAGGCGACCGTCGGCGAGGAGTTGAACGGCGAGGTGCGGAGGGCCGCGAACAAGCGCAAGTGCGGGACCGTAATCCCGGTTGACGACGAACTCCGTCGAACGCTGAAAGGCTGGCTCGCCGTTCGACCGGACTCGCCGTCGCCGGCAGAACCGCTGTTCGTCGGCACCGCGGAGGGGTGGGGCGAGCGGCTGGAACCGCAGGCGGTCAGACACGTCGTTGAGCGATACGCCCGCGAGGAGGGGTGGTATCGGACCGGCGGCGGCGCCGACGAGAACGTCACGCCGCACTACTTCCGGCACTTCTTTACGACGCACCTCCGGGACCGAACAGGCGACCGCGGCGTGGTAAAATACCTCCGCGGCGACGTCGCCGACGACGTGATCGACACGTACACCCACAACTGGGGAGATCAGGTGCGGGAAACCTACGAGGCGAACGTGTATCGTCTGCTAGTGTAG